The Leopardus geoffroyi isolate Oge1 chromosome C1, O.geoffroyi_Oge1_pat1.0, whole genome shotgun sequence sequence ATGAGCACTGTCCATTGTTctacagtgatggaaatgttccatatctgCACTGTCAGATACAGCAACCACTAGCCACATAAGGAtattgagcacttgaaaggtAGCTTGttgtgtgactgaggaactgattTTCAATCTTCATATAATTTGTTAATTTCTATAGCTATATGTGGCAAGTAGCTACTTTATTGAATAGCCCAGTTCTAGATTCTTTTCACTAGCAGCATTCAATTAGGACTCTCTGAATTTTAGAACAGTAAAATGAAAGCTAATTTTTGAAAGGTAATTGTTTTTGTAGGTGAGAAAACAAGCAGTTTCAGATTTACGCATTCTGAAAACTGAACTggcacagaagaaaaataacacatcTGTACAGCCTCAATTGGGTATgttaatttaaaacttatttgccaaaaaaaatgTAACCATTGTTTTCCTTGGTGCGATACTTTATATAAATcataagttatatatttttttcgcTTTTCATTTGGGTTTCAAAAAATGTTTCAGGAACTATTAGatgtaaaaaagcaaaacactagctatttggttatttttgaaatttttaagtctattaCACATTTTACAgtactatattttataaaatagtctTAAAGTTTAATagcaatatttcatatttattaaaatatgatttaaagaATCTATCTGCATTTAAGTAGAGACCATTTATTCATTGTATTTGATTAAAAGCAATCTAGAAATTATAGTTTATAAATAGGGATATTGAATTTACATCCAGAGCTATGACAGAGATTAGTATCTaagaattcaaatttttaaaattttagaaatacaaagacaatagtaattcaacaaatactatgGAAAATGGTTGGTTTCACTCTGTCATAAATAACTGGATAAATAGGAAGTATTCTCAATAACAGGTGACTGAATCATCATTTATTCCAAATGAGGGAAGAGGGTGAAATGTACAGAGAAGACAGGATTTATGTAAGTCCAGAGTTCAAGGATGCAGATTTTTAATAAGTGTAACACAATTGCctgaggaaaagaacagagacctctttacatttagaaaaattatcttttagagAGATTTTGTGCagagaaaaaagttgaaaaaccaatgtctttaaataattaaaggaaaaatgcacatatagaaaaaaatttaacaatggAAAGAAATTATAGATGTTCATAAATGAAGGAATATTAATAGAATCATGTTCAACACTAAGTTTTTCCTGAAAGTTTCTGCTATaacctcataaaaataatttaggtaaAAAatattaggggggcgcctgggtggctcagtcggttaagcgtccggacttcagctcaggtcacgatctcacggtctgtgagttcgagccccgcgtcgggctctgggctgacggctcagagcctggagcctgcttccgattctgtgtctccctctctctctgcccctcccccgttcatgctctgtctctctctgtctcaaaaataaacttaaaaaaaatatatatatattaggtagttctaaaattcaaaatatgacttatattttattttttcctctggagGCTTTCAGAGAATTTGAGTACTATATGAAATCAGGAAGCAGAAAAATTTTCGGAACAAAAAGTACAGAGCTAACTGCTTCTCAAAGACTAGCTTTCAAATAATTTCCAAttcaaattatacatattttaaaattctgaaaacaatttttcctAATTATAGTATTaaacacagaagaataaatataGCAAGTTGACTTCTTACCTTTGTTTTTAGATAACCAAAGCATTTATCTgcttttaattgcttttaaatataactaaattatatgacaaaaatgtatacattttcatCTCTTCAAGAAACGGATCTATTTATACAGATCATTTTTCTAAATCTTAAGTTTGACAAAAGATGCTCATCTGTCACAGCTTTGGGTTTAAGACTTTCCACATTTCTTCGGTTTGCTGTTTGGCTACAGCATCTCCAGAGTAGTCAAGACAATTTGCGTGCCACATGCCAATGCCTCGTAAGCCATGCTTTTGTATGTATGCTGCCTTTAAAGAAATGCTCTGAGGGTTATCATACCACACTTGATGCAAATGGCCAGAAGAATcctagaagaagaaattaaactatTCAGCACAATATTAAATCCAATGACTCAAAAATGatacaatgaaataaagattttaggGCACaatattttctgcttctatgaTTCTGTATGTGATACTTTCTAGATATGATTGTGGTGAGTTCACAACAGAAGAGAACAAATGAACTtcataatatattctatataaagtCCTTCTCATGCCCTAAGATTCCTTCCTTGGTCTGATCTGATGATTATCAACCAAGATGTACATCTGAAGCACTTGtgtggctttaaaaaatacaaactactgGGACCCACACCACATGAAAAAATCTTCAGGGCTGATGACAGGGCACatacatttgttttgtgttttgccaTTCCATTAGATAATTCTGATATGCAGACACAGTTAAGGAGGATCACTGCTCTGGTCCTCTAAgtcagtttatgtattttttttttcttctacagttCCTGGAAATGTGCCTAATTAAGAACTCAGCAGATGACTTCATCTGTGATGAATCAGTCATATCAAAAGGTAATGGGTGAGGAAAATATCTCCTTTTCCAGGTCTTACAGAATTGATTTTAAGAGCCTGTCAGGTGTGGATTCCATGGGTAACTTATGCACACACatttttgtagatgagaaaatctgaaaatggtCTTATGCTCACCTTCCACCCTTTAAAGTCCTCCTCAGCATCAACTGCCTCTAGTACTAACACAGTCTCTCCTAGAAGGTAGATAAGCTATtggataaaagaaagagaaaaggaacagaaaaactaGGCAAAGGgtaaaggaaagggggaaaagataggaaataaaaaatagaatcaactgtgattttaaataattatactgatttttatatacatCTGGAAACTTTTAAAGGTAATTCTCAATGGATGccagtaataattttatttatggtaGCACCACTGGAATTAGGACTACTTTGCAGGACATTAGTCACttggtaaatgaataaactggcATATTTAAGTATAGTAGGCTCATTTACTACaagcatattttatattctatttaaaattttaaattgtgattcACTATTAAAAGGCAACCTCTatgtaaatatagaaatatttatttttgcaggtTCAGGGATGAATCCAAAGACACATATCTCTTTGCCATTATTTAGTGAGTACTTTGAGCCCTTTTGATACTGTTAAGAAATTTCAAATGCCTCAAAGTAGTGAAGGATGAAAGGATGAAAAACTGAGCATATGTAAAATTGATCTATTCATGATTAAGGCATACATATGCTTTTGGGAATATCGAGTGCATGATGAGGCTGCTATGGCTCAAACAGCATAAGAAAGCAAAAACGATTCTCTTCAATCACAACAAGAAACTTGATTTTGGTTGCTATGGAATTttacaatgaatgaaaaagaggaacaaaacagTTTTATAGCTAAACTGTTGTCTAAAGTGCCATTAAATAAATGGCTTTCAAAAGGTTTATCAAAAGGCTTCCTGAATTGTAAAACCTTAAAGAATTTGTCGtattcattaaggaaaaaaataagtcagggaCTACAAAAAATAGTACCCCAGAGTGTAAAATATTACTGTTTGGCAAAGACAAGATTATAATATACCCTAGTTTAAGGGGTATATAAAGGTATAGAAATCTCTACACCAAAGCTTTCTATATAATTGATACATATGTACATGCCTGTATagcaaaatttattaaatatttttcataaattggGACCAGGCCATTATTAAGGAATATAAATTCCTACTGGAATCAACTTACATCATATTTTAGAGCTCCTTTTACAgttacagaatccaaagtaaatTCAAAGATGGCTTGTAATTGAGGTGTGTGGAAAAGTTTGTATTATATTAAaggtaaattatgaaaaatattacttttgCCTCTTTGTATGGCAATTACTATTTATCAAACACTACCTGAAAGAATTGCTCTGGTCATTTCCTCTACTTCTTCAAGTTTCtgtttgtaatataatttgtcTAATGTCACATAGTTTATACCATTTTCCACTGATTCCATGATGATGCATTCTTTATTCTCAGCCTCATGCCTCCCTATAAAAAACAGCCTCATCAGAACCTTTAGGCTACCTTGAAATGAAGGCTTACTGAGTGGTAACCTATTTTGGCCCAAAGCCACAGTTATACATAGCTGTCAATTATTACAGGAGATCCTGTTTGTGATATGCATGTTTTTATAACCTTATCTAACATGACAAGTGGCCCATGCAAAGAAGTTATATTATTAGCATAAGTTGAACTGCTCAGCTGGAAAGTACCTGATTACAAGTTTACTCATCTAAACTCTATGTTGTACCCTAAAAGAAAACTGATAGAAATTCTTAATATCAAATATGTAATTATGAAAACATGCAGTTATGAAAATACAATGTTCATAACTTGTGAAAAGTCTTACTTTATAGTTATAGTAAGAGGCCTGCTGATTTTTATCCCAGTGGCTTCCAGAAATAGAACTATTTACGtgcttcataattattttatagggCACCTGCTGTCCTGAAGCAATACCACAAGAGGCCCTCCAGGAAGGGACTTTTGGAATGGTACAAACACGatcctagaaatataaaatgttcatgTTATACATTTATCAGTTAAGCAAGTCTTAGAAACCCAatcagaaaatgtaataaaaaactattagaaataaaatatgtactatAAATAACCTGACTATAcctaataaaagtaaaaagaaaatatataacattcAGAAACTTCCATGggattaaataattaaacactaCCTTTTTAGTCTCAAACTATGTtcacatacaaaacaaaacaggctccaaaaatataatagagaaaaaaatcatataggAAATAATCTGTTCTTACCTCCAATAGCTTTAGACAGGTATAGTCATAACCATACCAGGGGATACCCATTACAAGTTTCTCAGGGTTAATGCCGATCTTGATGTAGTCATCATACCCTAATCAAGTTGGAACGGAAAAGgcatattttttcactttatattctACTAATGGATTTATACAAGCTATTCAACCATTCGGAAGCTAAGTTTGAAAAAACAAGTACATTTATGCAAAATACCAACAGAGTGTTTCTCTAATATGACATAAGTGATTTGTTTTGAATATtagaacacatttaaaacaagATCAAATTGAAGcaaaaaactcataaaatttatttctaggaaGAATGACACATTTCAGGAAAGCATGTTAATTGTGTATTAACTGCTAAGACATGATATAACTCTCTGGCAGGGATGGCCTCAGAATTTCATATAGCATATTTCTATAACATGGAACAATTGTGCTTTCTATAACTATGAATTACAGCTAGGGACAAGAAATGTCCCCCAATTACTCTGTATTCAATCTATAgttaggaaacaaagaaatatgaaCAGATTCCTGGTCAGTCCCTGCTGTGCCCAATGCTGCAAAATGTTTTCCCACCCAAAGATGTTCCAAGATTATCAGAAAGTTGAAGTAAGTAAATTTGCTGTTTTTAAGAGCCTTTATTGTGTAGTTAAATATCCAAGAGAGAGGTAGAGTATGCCTTATTTCACAAACATATTTGATAATGAGCCTAATATTGTTAAGACACAATTATCTCCTTTATGAAACACAGTTTGGAAAAATGAATTACTTTGtagttataacaaatattttccaaattataagTGGCATATGCATATGATCAGATTATTAATTTGGACATGATGAGGCTAGGTTCTAAGATTTTACTCtctaaattgaaaaatattttttattaatcaaTAAAGCAGGGCCAATTATCTCAGAAAATTTCACTTGAGTCCAAAAGATAGCAAGAAATCTTTTATTGAATTGGCTGATGTGATATGAATGATAGATCAGAAGTACTCTTAATTCTAATAGTGATATAGCATGGGTGCTAATAATGCCAAATAAGACAGTCCTCTATCAATCATGCACAGTAGCTACTCACATTATAACTATCTTTGCTATTAGCTAACATTGgttatttcaacaaaaatatgtCAAATTCTAGATAAGCAAATATCTCCTTTATGTAACTTTGGGAGAAAAGTTTTGACTTGAAGTTAGAACACCTGCTTGAGCCCCAACTAAATAATACTTAGTAGCAATACAAAGAGAACTTAACACTCATCATCCCGTCTATAATAGAGGATTAATAATATATCTATCCcacaaaatttttagaagaattaaGTGAAAACTTTATGTAAACTTGAAAGCTCTCCAAATTAAGTGATATTCATGTTTCAAGAAAGCTTTACAAATGGAAAAGGTATACAAATGAtttagaaatactaaaataacCTTAATGCTAAAGTGATCATTTTGTGGACTCTTACCAGTTAATGTCTCCTTATAGGGAGCATTGGCTGCTGCAATACATTCTGACAAGGCCAGACTTTGTTCATCATAAGACATCACAAAGAGAAAGTCACAAGCATCTGCAATTCCAGTGTAATTATAGCACCTGTCTTTGCACTTTGGAGACCAAGTTACATCAAAGGTTACCTGTGGAAAAACACGTACCATTTTATGTAACATGATCAAATATGCTTATTATGTcagttttttattatatatatttgcttcATACTACCCaagaaaaaaagatctatttACATATATGAACATAGGGTTCTGTATGCTTATAGAAGTAGAACAGTTCTAAGATGTTTTTACCCAGATGGGTTAACCCAGACATATATTTGGACAGATACAATGACCAGGAGCAGGGCACTGTGTACAAGaggaattttaaatgtctttagagGCTAGACTGGTACCTCAACTGATTGAAAGAAATAGACGTAATGACAATAGGGTGTAGATGGGTCACTAAGCAACTAAAGAGTAAGCACAACTAAAATAATTCAagtacagaagtttttaaaaatattgtgtggGCTAGATAGGTCATCTCTTGGTACAAGTTGACTGTCCTGGGTTGGGAGTCTAATATTCAATTATGTTACATGATAGGTTTAATCCAACATTACAGTTAAAGAAAGTGGTTTATGGCTATAGGGATAATCAACTCAAAATGTTGAACAAATcacttaaatgttattttatgggAATATTCAAATAAAACCTGAATGATGAATTACCTTTCATTTTTGTAAGCCAGTCTTCAACAAAGATGagtctctttaaaatatttactgccttAACCAGATattaatttgcattattttatatatgggCAAATGTTCTAAAGCATCATtaaaggtttctttttcctttagataCTCATTAAACACattaattattacaaaaattaagataatgcaattaaaatttttacactTTGGCCAATTTGTTGTCATAGAATTTTGACAAAGTCCTAAAAAGAGTTGTAATTCTCTAACACTAACAGAATCTCAGCTTTATAAGTACAAGCTTTCCTCAATAGCACTACAGCAAAATAG is a genomic window containing:
- the CTBS gene encoding di-N-acetylchitobiase, which produces MALPLLCRLCLLACRPRGIPGLALLPLLVLPLWAGARCPCQDPALCQPIRHHPDFEVFVFDVGYKTWKFYDWSQITTVVIFGKYDPELMCYAHSHGARVVLKGDIPLKDIIDPTFRASWIAQKVKLAKAQYMDGMNIDIEQEANCFSPEYYALTALVKEATDSFHREIKGSQVTFDVTWSPKCKDRCYNYTGIADACDFLFVMSYDEQSLALSECIAAANAPYKETLTGYDDYIKIGINPEKLVMGIPWYGYDYTCLKLLEDRVCTIPKVPSWRASCGIASGQQVPYKIIMKHVNSSISGSHWDKNQQASYYNYKDSSGHLHQVWYDNPQSISLKAAYIQKHGLRGIGMWHANCLDYSGDAVAKQQTEEMWKVLNPKL